A genome region from Hydrogenoanaerobacterium saccharovorans includes the following:
- a CDS encoding ABC transporter ATP-binding protein: protein MKHMGQNQKMSDAKVKDLKGTYKRLFGYVGKYKASFVLVVIFAILSTIAAVLAPLVLGMTTNELHRGIIDASNGGAGINFALMRKILIILGLLYVCSALFKYFEQYIMAGISQKTMYSLRKVVDEKIKKLPLNYFDTRTFGDVLSRVTNDVDTVQQSLQQGITQLITSATTIVGILIMMISISPVLTAIALCTLPFSFLISIGVVKKSQGLFRGQQQAIGDINGHVEEMYSGHNVIKVFNREDEVIEKFDKINNQLYDYGWKAQFMSSIMMPGISFIGNIGYALIAIVGGLAVVSGRMYVGSIQSFIQYMRQFTMPIVQTSQIMNLMQSTGAAAERIFEFLDETEETPEKSPAVEITNVQGNVEFSHVKFGYSSENTLIHDLNIHVKSGEQVAIVGPTGAGKTTIVNLLMRFYEINSGSIKIDGVDIMDMKRSDLRNLFGMVLQDTWLFKGTIRENIEYGRLGASFEEIEAAAKSAHAHKFIMQLPDGYDFVLNEDASNISQGQRQLLTIARAILSQPNILILDEATSSVDTRTEQRIQRGMKNLMKGRTSFVIAHRLSTIKDANLIMVLQDGDIVETGTHDELIAQNGFYAQLYNSQFASNNVA, encoded by the coding sequence ATGAAACATATGGGACAAAATCAGAAGATGTCTGACGCTAAAGTAAAAGATTTAAAAGGCACATATAAGCGCCTTTTTGGATACGTTGGAAAATACAAAGCGAGTTTCGTGTTAGTTGTTATTTTTGCAATTCTTTCTACCATCGCTGCGGTGTTAGCACCTTTGGTACTGGGAATGACCACAAATGAGCTGCACAGGGGTATCATTGATGCTTCGAATGGCGGTGCAGGCATTAATTTTGCACTGATGAGAAAGATTCTCATCATACTTGGTTTGCTCTATGTCTGTTCCGCTTTGTTTAAATATTTTGAACAATACATTATGGCAGGTATTTCGCAAAAAACAATGTACTCGCTGCGTAAAGTAGTTGATGAGAAAATTAAAAAACTACCGCTGAATTATTTTGATACCCGCACATTCGGCGATGTTCTAAGCAGAGTTACGAACGATGTTGATACCGTACAACAGTCGCTTCAGCAGGGCATTACGCAGCTTATCACTTCGGCTACCACAATTGTGGGTATATTGATTATGATGATTTCTATAAGCCCGGTGCTCACCGCAATTGCATTGTGTACTCTGCCATTTTCGTTTCTTATTTCGATTGGTGTTGTAAAAAAATCACAGGGCTTATTTCGCGGCCAACAGCAAGCGATTGGCGATATTAACGGGCATGTAGAAGAAATGTATTCTGGCCATAACGTTATTAAAGTGTTTAACCGCGAAGATGAAGTGATAGAAAAATTTGATAAAATCAATAATCAGTTGTACGATTATGGTTGGAAGGCGCAGTTTATGTCAAGCATTATGATGCCCGGTATCAGTTTTATCGGCAATATCGGTTATGCGCTTATCGCCATAGTCGGCGGGCTCGCTGTAGTTTCCGGCCGTATGTATGTGGGCAGTATCCAGTCTTTTATTCAATATATGCGTCAGTTTACAATGCCTATTGTGCAAACCTCGCAGATTATGAATTTAATGCAATCTACAGGAGCTGCAGCAGAACGTATTTTTGAGTTCCTTGATGAAACAGAAGAAACTCCCGAAAAAAGCCCTGCGGTTGAAATTACCAATGTACAAGGCAATGTAGAGTTTTCGCATGTAAAATTTGGTTATAGCTCCGAAAATACTCTTATCCACGACCTTAATATTCACGTCAAAAGCGGCGAACAGGTTGCAATTGTCGGCCCTACGGGTGCGGGTAAAACCACTATCGTCAACCTGTTGATGCGTTTTTACGAGATTAACTCAGGCAGCATTAAAATTGACGGTGTAGATATTATGGACATGAAACGTTCGGATTTACGAAATTTATTCGGTATGGTTTTACAGGATACATGGTTGTTTAAAGGTACCATACGTGAAAATATTGAGTATGGCAGACTGGGGGCAAGCTTTGAAGAAATTGAAGCTGCTGCAAAATCGGCGCATGCGCATAAATTTATTATGCAGTTGCCCGACGGCTATGATTTTGTCTTAAACGAGGATGCTTCTAACATTTCACAGGGTCAGCGACAGCTGCTTACGATTGCACGTGCAATTTTGTCGCAACCCAATATATTAATACTTGATGAGGCAACAAGTTCTGTCGATACCCGTACCGAACAGCGTATTCAGCGCGGTATGAAGAACCTAATGAAGGGGAGAACCAGCTTTGTTATAGCACATAGGCTATCTACTATTAAAGATGCTAACCTCATTATGGTACTTCAAGATGGTGATATTGTAGAAACTGGCACTCACGATGAATTGATTGCTCAAAATGGTTTTTATGCACAACTGTACAACAGCCAATTTGCGAGCAACAACGTAGCATAA
- a CDS encoding RNA polymerase sigma factor: MIRIINCTTQKGGEHKPKMTNEEFEQLIERYEKLVFTICYQMVRDFHEAQNLAQDTFFSAYQHIDSCPAESYKPWLARIATNKAKDYLKSAYMRRVIVSDDEKFSNIPAENSPDEIYIESETEQNIRDKIEALKEPYLKVSTMYFIEDKNVEEISKLLGRPKKTVQTQIYRAKNLLQQLIKEERQT, translated from the coding sequence ATGATTCGTATTATTAATTGTACGACACAAAAAGGTGGTGAACATAAGCCCAAAATGACAAATGAAGAATTCGAACAGTTGATTGAACGCTACGAAAAGCTTGTGTTTACCATCTGTTACCAAATGGTGCGAGACTTCCATGAAGCACAAAATCTTGCACAGGATACATTCTTTTCAGCTTATCAACACATAGACAGCTGTCCGGCAGAGAGCTACAAACCTTGGCTTGCCAGAATTGCCACGAATAAGGCAAAAGATTATCTCAAAAGTGCCTATATGCGCCGAGTAATTGTAAGCGACGACGAAAAGTTCTCAAATATCCCTGCAGAAAACAGCCCGGATGAAATTTACATCGAGAGCGAAACAGAACAAAATATACGAGATAAAATCGAAGCTTTAAAAGAGCCGTATCTAAAAGTATCTACGATGTATTTTATCGAGGATAAAAATGTAGAGGAAATATCAAAGCTGTTGGGCAGACCAAAAAAGACGGTGCAAACACAAATTTACCGTGCAAAAAATCTGCTGCAGCAGCTAATAAAGGAGGAAAGACAGACGTGA
- a CDS encoding N-acetylmuramoyl-L-alanine amidase, translated as MKINFKHAFIIAAVFILAAAMLPATVLAVPPLKYSTAGKVNGIYVATGHNADFPSATNLSKTQLKQELDRIVDFSAQYGFNHIFFEAVTDGGALYNSKVYEDSEYLTTKKKRFLFDWNRFDPLDYLIKQAAKKNIKVTAVVNPFLISGIGEMPSNPNNIAVKNSEYVVSANGKLYLKPSEQFTQKLVASATEELAKKYDVYGILLKDFAYPTQDFEIETTNEQKTQLLTNLIGNINSKVKKARSKVTLGIMTDEAFIGKESFNGYTDKETWARNKLFDFIVPNINLKADSGAYEKELVKWKEFAQKNDIDFYTGNAANRIFTPVADNNYFDSALELNLQLFLNNQNGANGCVIRNYNSIKDNFFDVASSLSAVFSTVNIGLEQAYLKVNLDIPQEFNITRPAEKINTTYKAYYIMGTSNPSLPITMNENKIDQAPKGTFGILVNLKLGENTFYFKQGDKTQTVTISRYDPNSVMPAKISEIRQNSMFPQYDEGVQVGKEFTLFCTAPSGASVTAQANGQTVQLSQTATASVGVPAVFTAKAKLADSYPADETTRIGIITYTMNYNGKSTTYTSNGELLAVGKNSKFAIEISDMRGDTSSVNIAYEFRDKMIVSVEKGATDYVVENSGDYYKLSCGGYIHKEDVKVLEGKVNIDTTVNDISFTSDDIGETFTMSANGKPYYVSEYGENSLSVTFYNTSLDSGAAFDSSQSKLFSSVKAEYDSTKKCTTVTFTTKDKKRLWSYNVEFNQGSILIRAKNTPKLSTNPAKPLEGITIVLDAGHGGNDPGALGVAGHTGPTESQLNYLNAYASYLRLKALGANVYMTQTKDERLSYEQRMDMARDLRADLYLSFHLNSTAESTDSTNAKGIEVYYNQELAVPFGNAIFNELCKATSRKERGVRKSTFRVTQMTHTPSLLCELGYMVSPEEYEQLCDPYYIYKSALGISNGIIKAVREANSSI; from the coding sequence TTGAAAATAAACTTTAAACATGCTTTTATAATTGCAGCTGTATTCATTTTAGCCGCTGCAATGCTGCCTGCAACCGTATTAGCAGTCCCCCCCTTAAAATACAGTACAGCAGGCAAGGTGAATGGGATATATGTTGCAACGGGGCACAATGCTGATTTTCCGTCAGCAACGAATCTTTCAAAAACACAACTAAAACAAGAACTCGACCGCATTGTTGATTTTAGTGCGCAGTACGGGTTTAATCATATTTTTTTTGAAGCGGTAACAGATGGCGGAGCACTTTACAACTCCAAAGTCTATGAAGACAGCGAATATCTTACAACAAAGAAGAAACGCTTTTTGTTTGATTGGAATCGTTTCGACCCGCTGGATTATTTAATTAAGCAAGCTGCAAAAAAGAATATTAAAGTAACGGCAGTTGTCAATCCTTTTTTAATCTCCGGCATAGGTGAAATGCCAAGTAATCCAAATAATATCGCTGTTAAAAACAGTGAATATGTCGTTTCGGCAAATGGCAAGCTGTATTTAAAACCAAGTGAGCAATTCACGCAGAAACTTGTGGCTTCTGCTACGGAAGAACTTGCAAAAAAATACGATGTGTATGGTATTCTGTTGAAAGATTTTGCATATCCAACTCAGGATTTTGAGATAGAAACTACGAACGAACAAAAAACGCAACTTTTAACCAACCTCATCGGCAATATTAATAGTAAGGTTAAAAAGGCCCGCTCTAAAGTAACGCTAGGTATTATGACCGACGAGGCTTTTATAGGCAAAGAATCTTTTAACGGATACACCGACAAAGAAACTTGGGCGCGAAATAAGCTATTCGATTTTATTGTGCCGAATATTAATTTAAAAGCAGATAGCGGAGCTTACGAAAAAGAACTCGTAAAATGGAAAGAATTTGCGCAAAAAAATGATATCGATTTTTATACCGGAAATGCAGCAAACCGAATTTTTACACCTGTTGCCGATAACAATTATTTCGATAGTGCATTGGAACTTAATCTGCAGCTCTTTTTGAATAACCAAAACGGTGCAAATGGGTGCGTAATACGCAATTATAATTCGATTAAAGATAATTTTTTTGATGTAGCCAGCAGTCTCTCGGCAGTATTCAGCACTGTAAATATAGGATTGGAACAAGCTTACCTTAAAGTAAATTTGGATATTCCGCAAGAATTTAACATTACACGCCCTGCAGAAAAAATCAATACGACCTATAAAGCTTATTATATTATGGGTACTTCTAACCCAAGCCTACCCATTACAATGAACGAAAATAAAATTGACCAAGCACCTAAAGGTACTTTTGGCATTTTGGTAAATCTAAAATTAGGTGAAAATACATTTTACTTTAAACAGGGCGATAAAACACAAACCGTTACTATCTCGCGTTATGACCCTAATTCTGTTATGCCCGCCAAAATATCTGAGATACGGCAAAACAGTATGTTCCCGCAATATGACGAAGGGGTGCAAGTAGGCAAAGAGTTTACCCTGTTTTGCACCGCACCTTCAGGCGCATCTGTTACGGCACAAGCAAACGGACAAACCGTGCAACTTTCGCAAACTGCAACAGCAAGTGTAGGTGTTCCCGCTGTTTTTACAGCAAAAGCAAAACTTGCCGATAGCTACCCCGCCGATGAAACCACCCGTATTGGGATAATAACTTATACAATGAATTACAACGGCAAAAGCACAACTTATACCTCTAACGGCGAACTGTTGGCTGTTGGTAAAAACTCGAAATTTGCGATAGAAATTTCTGATATGCGCGGAGACACAAGCTCTGTAAATATTGCCTATGAATTTCGCGATAAAATGATCGTGTCGGTAGAAAAAGGGGCAACCGATTACGTAGTTGAAAACAGCGGAGATTACTATAAATTGAGCTGCGGCGGATATATTCACAAAGAAGATGTAAAGGTTTTGGAAGGCAAGGTTAACATTGATACCACCGTAAATGATATATCTTTTACATCGGATGACATTGGCGAAACATTTACTATGTCAGCAAACGGTAAGCCCTACTATGTATCGGAATACGGCGAAAACTCTTTGAGTGTTACTTTTTATAATACATCTTTGGATAGCGGTGCAGCATTTGATTCTTCGCAAAGCAAACTGTTTAGTTCTGTAAAAGCAGAATATGACAGCACCAAAAAATGTACCACCGTTACCTTTACAACAAAGGACAAGAAACGGCTTTGGAGCTACAATGTTGAGTTTAACCAAGGCAGTATATTAATTCGTGCAAAAAACACGCCGAAACTTTCAACCAACCCTGCAAAACCACTGGAAGGAATCACCATTGTTTTAGACGCAGGGCATGGCGGCAACGACCCGGGAGCACTGGGCGTAGCAGGACATACGGGGCCTACAGAGAGCCAGTTGAATTATCTCAATGCTTATGCTTCTTATTTAAGGCTGAAAGCTTTGGGGGCAAATGTTTATATGACACAGACGAAAGATGAACGTTTGAGTTACGAGCAGCGGATGGATATGGCACGTGATTTACGAGCAGATTTATACTTATCTTTCCACCTGAACTCTACTGCTGAAAGTACCGACAGTACCAATGCAAAAGGAATAGAAGTTTATTACAACCAAGAATTAGCGGTACCGTTTGGAAACGCTATTTTTAATGAGCTTTGCAAAGCAACCAGCCGTAAAGAACGCGGTGTAAGAAAATCGACGTTTCGCGTTACCCAAATGACGCATACGCCCTCCCTTTTATGTGAACTTGGCTATATGGTAAGCCCCGAAGAGTATGAGCAACTCTGCGACCCTTATTATATTTATAAATCTGCACTGGGTATTTCAAACGGAATTATCAAAGCTGTTCGTGAAGCAAACTCGTCAATTTAA
- a CDS encoding HAD family hydrolase produces the protein MIKLMIFDLDGTLIDSIHDLAAATNWVLKRHGYPTHPTDAYHYFVGDGVLMLIARALPEEARTPEIIAQLKTEQVAYYHEHMQDNTKPFHGISEVLLELQNRGYSLAVVTNKPNEQAQQLVKDFFPKINFIQVFGNRDGIPHKPDPTCVNMVIEQSGFTKDETLYIGDSDVDMLVANNAKVKGIGVLWGYRTKEELQKAGAYAIVDKVEDLLRIAQNNH, from the coding sequence ATGATAAAACTGATGATTTTTGATTTGGATGGTACTTTGATTGATTCCATTCATGATCTTGCTGCGGCTACGAACTGGGTTTTAAAACGCCACGGTTATCCTACACACCCCACAGACGCCTATCACTATTTTGTGGGTGATGGTGTACTGATGCTGATAGCACGCGCTTTGCCCGAGGAGGCACGTACTCCTGAGATTATAGCGCAGCTTAAAACAGAGCAGGTTGCCTATTATCACGAACATATGCAAGACAACACAAAGCCTTTTCACGGCATTTCAGAGGTTTTGCTCGAACTGCAAAACAGGGGCTATTCGCTTGCTGTCGTAACCAATAAACCGAATGAGCAGGCGCAGCAGCTGGTAAAAGATTTCTTCCCTAAGATAAACTTTATCCAAGTATTCGGCAATCGTGACGGCATCCCCCATAAGCCAGACCCAACTTGCGTGAATATGGTGATAGAGCAATCTGGATTTACAAAAGATGAAACTTTATACATAGGCGATTCTGATGTAGATATGCTGGTTGCAAACAATGCAAAAGTGAAAGGAATCGGCGTGTTGTGGGGATATCGTACAAAAGAAGAGCTGCAAAAGGCGGGCGCATATGCCATTGTAGACAAAGTTGAAGATTTGCTGCGTATTGCACAAAATAATCATTGA